The Xiphias gladius isolate SHS-SW01 ecotype Sanya breed wild chromosome 7, ASM1685928v1, whole genome shotgun sequence genome window below encodes:
- the LOC120792160 gene encoding T-box transcription factor TBX1-A, which produces MTIVMDEAGMEVPSPQLSQTCELSLPCCADGGSLSSTKVPQVSGVRVQLEMHALWQQFDQLGTEMIVTKAGRRMFPTFQVRISGMDPAAEYVLLMDFIPVDDKRYRYAFHSSSWLVAGRADVAAPSRMHFHPDSPARGAQWMKQTVSFDTLKLTNNLLDDNGHMILNSMHRYQPRFHVVYVDPAPNSHLNAYRNFCSFSFPETRFMAVTAYQNHRITQLKIASNPFAKGFRTTDPQDWVGNSRPLAVWCPQEGRTEPLTTNLEEQRSWGSKTSTIQEDPALLLVEQCGLFHHCKDTVGLTVEKRHGDSLLAPASFFPPPSYWDCAGSSQDRDNLP; this is translated from the exons ATGACTATTGTAATGGATGAGGCCGGCATGGAGGTCCCCA gtCCTCAGCTGTCTCAGACCTGTGAACTATCTCTACCCTGCTGTGCAGATGGGGGATCACTGTCAAGCACCAAGGTCCCTCAAGTCAGTGGGGTCAGAGTTCAGCTGGAGATGCATGCACTTTGGCAGCAGTTTGACCAGCTTGGCACAGAGATGATTGTTACCAAAGCTGGAAG AAGGATGTTTCCAACATTCCAGGTGCGAATCTCCGGGATGGATCCTGCTGCTGAATATGTCTTGCTTATGGACTTCATCCCTGTTGACGATAAAAGATACAG atatGCTTTCCACAGCTCATCCTGGTTGGTGGCAGGGCGAGCGGATGTTGCAGCCCCAAGCAGGATGCATTTCCACCCAGACTCACCCGCCCGTGGAGCCCAGTGGATGAAGCAGACTGTGTCCTTTGATACTCTCAAGCTCACCAACAACTTGCTGGATGACAATGGACAT ATGATATTAAACTCCATGCATCGCTACCAGCCGCGCTTCCATGTGGTGTATGTAGATCCAGCGCCTAACAGCCACTTAAATGCATACAGAAActtctgctctttctccttcccAGAGACACGCTTCATGGCTGTCACCGCCTATCAGAACCACCGG atcaCTCAGCTAAAAATTGCTAGCAACCCGTTTGCTAAAGGCTTCAGGACTACAGACCCCCAGGACTG ggtgGGTAATTCCAGGCCCCTGGCAGTGTGGTGTCCACAAGAGGGCAGAACAGAGCCCCTCACCACCAACCTCGAGGAGCAGAGAAGCTGGGGCTCAAAGACTTCAACCA TACAGGAGGACCCTGCCCTTTTGCTTGTGGAGCAGTGTGGACTGTTCCACCATTGTAAAGACACTGTGGGACTCACCGTGGAGAAGAGACATGGGGACAGTTTATTAGCACCtgcttccttctttcctccccctTCCTACTGGGACTGTGCAGGATCATCTCAAGACAGAGACAACCTGCCATAg
- the apoa1b gene encoding LOW QUALITY PROTEIN: apolipoprotein A-Ib (The sequence of the model RefSeq protein was modified relative to this genomic sequence to represent the inferred CDS: deleted 1 base in 1 codon), whose translation MDSSLTRAYKKSAVAEVVQSRHQLHQTTIMKFVALALALLLAVGSQAASLPADAPSQLAHVRAAVDVYLTQVKESANKVLEHLDDTEYRDLKTTLSQRLEDLHNQIKSWQASVSPLTDSVVSTIADSTADLRTSIINDIENLRTELLPKRAHLRDVIKAHLGDYYAQLQPLLNEYHQKHQAEMADLKTKLEPIVEALTAKLVTNVEETKAALVPIVEAVRLKVNARLESLKSSIKPYVDEYKDQLEQAYHHAQSMNADEITALKTKIEPLAEDVVAKVQAIFQNIVATFIKN comes from the exons ATGGACTCATCCCTCACCCGGGCG TATAAAAAGTCTGCTGTGGCTGAAGTTGTTCAGTCTCGTCACCAACTCCACCAG ACCACCATCATGAAATTTGTGGCTCTCGCTCTCGCCCTTCTGCTGGCCGTCG GCTCTCAGGCCGCTTCCCTGCCAGCTGATGCACCTTCCCAGCTGGCCCACGTCCGGGCTGCTGTGGATGTCTACCTGACTCAGGTGAAGGAAAGTGCCAACAAAGTCCTGGAACACCTTGATGACACTGAGTACAGGGATCTCAA GACCACCCTTTCTCAGCGCCTGGAGGACCTGCACAATCAGATTAAGTCTTGGCAGGCTTCTGTTTCCCCCCTCACTGACAGCGTTGTCAGTACCATTGCTGACTCCACCGCTGACTTGCGTACCTCTATCATTAATGATATTGAGAACCTGAGAACCGAACTCCTGCCCAAACGTGCTCATCTGAGGGATGTCATCAAAGCACACCTTGGTGACTACTATGCCCAGCTTCAGCCCCTCTTGAATGAGTACCATCAAAAGCACCAAGCTGAGATGGCAGACCTGAAGACCAAGCTGGAGCCTATCGTTGAGGCTCTGACTGCCAAGTTGGTTACCAACGTGGAGGAGACCAAGGCAGCCCTGGTGCCCATAGTGGAGGCTGTGCGTCTCAAGGTCAATGCGCGTCTGGAGAGTCTGAAATCCAGCATCAAACCCTATGTCGATGAGTACAAGGACCAGCTGGAGCAGGCCTACCACCATGCACAATCCATGAACGCCGATGAGATCACTGCCCTGAAGACGAAGATCGAACCTTTAGCCGAGGACGTCGTGGCTAAGGTCCAAGCTATCTTCCAGAACATCGTGGCTACCTTCATCAAGAACTAA